The Macrotis lagotis isolate mMagLag1 chromosome 6, bilby.v1.9.chrom.fasta, whole genome shotgun sequence genome includes a window with the following:
- the P2RY13 gene encoding P2Y purinoceptor 13, giving the protein MNATFLQLINGSFNSTEGCPRDTRITQLIFPVLYTTVFFAGMLLNSLALWVFFKIPSSSTFIVYLKNTLVADLIMTLMLPFKILSDANLGPWQIRAFVCRYTAVIFYETMYIGIILLGLIAFDRFLKIIRPFGKFCVQKPKFAQILSVLVWFSLFFISLPNMILSNKEATPQSVKKCASLKSSWGLLWHKVVNYVCQFIFWTVFSLMLLFYVVIAKKVYESFRNSKSKDSKSNKNLEGKVFIVVAVFFVCFAPLHFTKVPYIQSQTNSSKANCAMENRLFLAKEATLFLATTNICMDPLIYIFLCRKFTERMPCVKKMKRTSQENPTSQTDNITLS; this is encoded by the coding sequence atgaatgccACATTCCTTCAACTCATCAATGGATCCTTCAACTCCACTGAAGGGTGCCCCAGAGACACCCGGATTACTCAATTGATCTTCCCAGTTCTTTACACCACTGTGTTCTTTGCCGGCATGTTATTGAATAGTTTGGCTTTATGGGTCTTCTTTAAGATTCCCAGCTCATCCACTTTCATAGTCTACCTTAAAAACACCCTGGTGGCAGATTTAATAATGACTCTGATGCTCCCTTTCAAAATTCTCTCAGATGCAAACCTTGGACCCTGGCAAATCCGAGCTTTTGTCTGTCGTTACACAGCAGTGATCTTTTACGAGACCATGTACATTGGCATCATCTTACTTGGACTCATTGCCTTTGACCGATTCCTCAAGATCATCCGGCCTTTTGGGAAATTCTGTGTGCAGAAGCCTAAATTTGCCCAAATTCTTTCTGTACTAGTCTGGTTCTCGTTGTTCTTCATCTCCTTGCCAAATATGATCTTATCTAACAAAGAAGCCACACCGCAATCTGTAAAAAAGTGTGCTTCCCTAAAAAGTTCCTGGGGCCTCCTGTGGCACAAAGTTGTCAACTATGTGTGCCAGTTTATCTTCTGGACTGTTTTTTCCCTAATGCTTTTGTTTTATGTGGTCATTGCCAAGAAAGTATATGAGTCTTTCAGAAACTCCAAAAGTAAAGATtccaaaagcaacaaaaatctaGAAGGCAAAGTCTTCATTGTGGTGGCTGTGTTCTTTGTATGCTTTGCCCCTCTTCATTTCACCAAGGTCCCCTACATTCAGAGCCAGACCAACAGTAGCAAGGCCAACTGTGCTATGGAGAACCGGCTGTTTCTGGCGAAGGAAGCCACTCTCTTCTTGGCCACGACCAATATCTGCATGGATCCGCTGATCTACATCTTCTTATGTAGGAAATTCACAGAAAGGATGCCCTgtgtgaagaaaatgaaaaggacgagccaagaaaatcccaccaGTCAAACTGATAACATAACTCTGAGTTGA